From Candidatus Cybelea sp., a single genomic window includes:
- a CDS encoding YifB family Mg chelatase-like AAA ATPase — translation MLSLAFSAAMLGIEGYVVRVEADSAPGTPFFAIIGLPDRALNEARERVRAAIFNSGFAYPAGRLLVNLSPADVRKAGPAFDLAIALALIGIDEQVPHCALREFLALGELALDGKLQPVGGALPMVLGARNAGFTKMIVPECNADEAGLVSGLELFAVDSLRSAVAVVLGHGAKWRRRTLALELDEDERAHGDFADVRGQLAAKRALEIAAAGGHNLLFVGPPGCGKTMLARRLPSILPPMSAHEALEVTKIYSVAGLLRGRAGVVRARPFRFPHHTITQTALVGGGALVKPGEISLAHHGVLFLDELPEFTRSAVEVLRQPLEEGSVTVARAAGTLSYPARFQLVASMNPCPCGYRGTRTAECRCDDATVAKYVGKLSGPVLDRIDLQIEIARVPFDDMVRYDGAEHSATIRRRVIAARERQRERFGETSPTCNAEIPGNAMRRYCRLDEPAMRLLAHASSKRQFSARALDRIARVARTIADLAGCDAIAAEHVAEAIVYRSLERLGAAA, via the coding sequence ATGCTCTCGCTCGCCTTTTCGGCCGCGATGCTCGGCATCGAAGGCTACGTCGTTCGCGTTGAGGCGGACAGCGCTCCGGGCACGCCGTTCTTTGCGATCATCGGACTGCCCGACCGGGCCCTCAACGAAGCCCGCGAGCGCGTCCGCGCGGCAATCTTCAACTCGGGCTTTGCCTATCCGGCGGGGCGACTTTTGGTGAACCTCTCACCGGCCGACGTTCGCAAGGCGGGGCCGGCCTTCGACTTAGCTATTGCGCTTGCGTTAATCGGGATCGACGAGCAAGTCCCGCACTGCGCCCTGCGAGAGTTCCTTGCTCTGGGTGAGCTTGCGCTCGACGGAAAGCTGCAGCCGGTCGGCGGAGCGCTGCCGATGGTTCTGGGCGCGCGCAACGCCGGCTTTACCAAGATGATCGTTCCAGAGTGCAACGCCGACGAAGCGGGGCTCGTCTCGGGGCTCGAGCTGTTCGCGGTCGATTCGTTACGCTCGGCGGTCGCCGTCGTCTTGGGCCACGGCGCAAAATGGCGGCGGCGCACGCTTGCGCTCGAACTCGATGAAGACGAACGCGCGCACGGCGATTTCGCCGACGTACGCGGGCAGCTCGCCGCGAAACGGGCACTCGAAATCGCCGCGGCGGGCGGCCACAATCTACTCTTCGTCGGCCCTCCGGGCTGCGGCAAGACGATGCTCGCCCGACGGCTGCCCTCGATTCTTCCGCCGATGTCGGCGCACGAAGCGCTCGAGGTAACGAAGATCTACAGCGTTGCGGGGCTGCTGCGAGGACGCGCCGGCGTCGTGCGCGCACGCCCATTTCGATTTCCGCATCACACGATCACGCAGACCGCCCTCGTCGGCGGAGGCGCGCTCGTCAAGCCCGGCGAGATCTCACTCGCGCATCACGGCGTTCTCTTCCTCGACGAGCTCCCGGAGTTTACGCGCAGCGCGGTCGAGGTGCTGCGCCAACCACTCGAAGAGGGCAGTGTGACCGTCGCGCGGGCCGCGGGCACGCTGAGTTACCCGGCTCGCTTTCAACTTGTTGCTTCGATGAATCCGTGCCCGTGCGGTTATCGCGGCACGCGTACCGCGGAATGCCGCTGCGACGACGCAACCGTTGCGAAGTACGTCGGCAAGCTCTCGGGTCCGGTGCTCGATCGCATCGATCTTCAGATCGAGATCGCCCGCGTACCGTTCGACGATATGGTTCGTTACGACGGCGCCGAGCATTCGGCGACGATTCGCCGTCGCGTCATCGCCGCGCGGGAGCGCCAGCGCGAGCGTTTCGGCGAGACATCGCCGACCTGCAACGCCGAGATTCCCGGCAACGCGATGCGGCGTTACTGCCGGCTCGACGAACCCGCGATGCGATTGCTCGCGCACGCGAGTTCCAAGCGTCAGTTCTCGGCGCGCGCGCTCGACCGGATCGCGCGTGTCGCGCGAACGATCGCCGATCTCGCCGGCTGCGACGCGATCGCCGCCGAGCACGTGGCCGAAGCGATCGTATACCGCAGCCTCGAACGCCTGGGCGCGGCCGCGTAG